TGAGAGATCTGCTTTTATTACCTTCATTTTGCTTCAACCATTTAATAAGCAAAATCAGTTAAACTCTGTCTACTTCCACATTCACACAATTGCAAGTTTGCCattgaaagagatgaagaagagtGCTTAGGTTTCAAGCAGTTACTTAATAGAATGTTCCTTCCGTTGAACGACTGGAAACTACCCCTGTTGACAATCTCATTTTGTCTAAATAACACCTTTTTCGCTGACACCGTTCAAGTGACAATGTGAAGAGTCAGCCGTGGGAAGTGAGGAGGTGTGGTTCTGAgctgccctggggccctgcagACACATGCTCTGCGGTTGTTCTAAAGGTGCACGTGACGTTAGCGGCATCGCCCAGCCCACAGGTTCATCACCCCCACGGTGTTTGCATTTCTCTTTGCCTGCTTTCCTGAGCTCATCTCTGTTACCTGAATGAGCCACACCAAGAGGACCTTTCTGCCCTTCATTGCTGGTATGTCTGTGCCTGAAATCTTAGcatgttttccttcttcctttaatATGCCCACTTGGTAGATTTGACCCTTCAGTATGTGTGTTTCTGAAGTGTAGTAGATTTGGGAATATTTTCAAGACTGATTGCTTTCAGTGTCTTTGCTTGGGATTGCTCCAGGACACAGAGGGACACAGTATGGAATGTTAGCATACTGGTTTTTGTACTTTGTTTCATTACTATTACTGAATTTACTGATGCACTGTCTCCATTCATAACTACCATTGAAACCCGTTCTACTGCCTCATTTTGACCAAGCAGTGTAGCATTTTGTCCATTTTTTGAATGGTGCCTATAATGTGGAAGGTGATGCAATATGGATAAAATCTAAAGATATTTGGTGCTAAGTCAGGAATGAACCCTGACCaacaagagagaggaaagacccaGAACGAGTAGGATTTTTGCATTGTAGATAAATGCATTCAAGCTCAGTGAATGCTGTGCGAGGCATTAGACATGTTTCCACCTTTTTCCAAAAGCACAGATTAGCTTGGAATACACACAGTATTTCTACTAAACATTCTGAATTATTAACTAAGAAGGCTTTTTGCAAACGTCTTAGAAAATTTCACATCACAGAACATTGCTCAGTGCATAATAAATGTGGAAGAATTAAAAAATCTGGGTTCTGGCAGAATAGAGGATGTGTGTCTGTACACGTGCGTGCATTCCCTTGCAGGAAATGAAAAGCTAAATGAATGTTCTTCTTAGTACCACATATCTTAGGCATAATCCTCACAGACTCATGACATTGTCAGATAACTCTGATGGCTCTGTAGGAACGCCCTTGCAGCAGGGACCGAATAGTCCTCACACCTACCAGATTTCAAAGTGTTTCCAAAGGGCATCAGTGCTCAAGAGGTTCCATATGTCTGATTAGATTCTTGTTGCCTGCTACACGTGTGACAACTCTGAAGCCTTTCTTAATCAGAATTCATGTTGTCAGAATAAAATATGTTCATCCATCAACGCCTCAGTTGATGTATGTATGAGTATCTTTATTTGCTTGTCcacaaatgagaattcagcaATTCCTGCATCATCAACGAATTACAAAAAGATTTTCACTAATTTGTGTAATATTCAcaggatctggatgaagctcagCTGAGGTCTCTGGAAAATACAAAAGGTTTCATGAAGAGAGATATGAAAAATGCACTAGAAAACCGTGTTGGTTTGTGAATCGTGTGTGCCAAAATCTTAATAGGAGCCTATCAATGAATTTTTAAGGATTGAATGAAAGCAGCAATTTAGATAAATACAATAAGATATTTTGTCTGTGATATTCAAATTTGGAACAATTATAGACAATGGGTAGTGCTGCACTAAGCATAATTACAGCTATTTTAGGTGTGGAGTTCATATTTGGAAACATGAGCAATGGATTCATAGTCCTAGTAAATATCACTGAGTGGGTCAGGAGAAGAAAAATCACTTCTGTCGATCAACTCCTCACTGCCTTGGCAATCTCCAGAATTTGCCAGCTCTGGACAATATTCTTGATTAAGTTGCTCTCTGTGTATTTTCCACCTGTGCTTTGGACCAAAGGCGTATGTAAAATGTCTAGCATGACCTGGATATCAGCCAATCATTTTAGCATGTGGTTTGCTACAAGCCTCAGCATCTTCTATTTTCTCAAGATAGCCAATTTTTCCAACTCTACTTTTCTCTACCTGAAGTGCAGAGTGGAAAAGGCGATCTCAGGGACACTGCTGGTGTCTTtggtcattttgtttttaaacattgcaTTTAGTAATGCTTATATTGATTCCTGGATTGAGGAGTATAAAAGAAACAGAACTGGCAATTCCAGTTCACAGGAATCTTTATACTTGTCCCGGCGTTTTTTATTCAGCTACATGATATTCATCATCATACCCTTCACCATGTCGCTGACCACTTTCCTCCTACTCATCTTCTCCCTGTGGAGGCATCTCAGGAAGATGCAGCTGAGGGCCATGGGGCCCAGAGATGCCAGCACCGCGGCCCACCTACAAGGTTTGCAGACTGTGTTTGCCTTCCTCCTGTTTTATGcaattttctttctgtcccttgtCATACAAATTCTTATTTCTTGGTTGCAGGCAAAAAATGTGGTCACTATGGCTGCCCACATTTTCACAATGACTTTCCCTTCATGCCATTCGTACATCCTGATTGTCCGAACCAAGAAGCTGAGACAGGCTTCTCTGTCTATATTATGGTCCCTGAAATGTAGCTTCAAAGATAAAGGATGCTCATTTCTTTCTGCCATTTAGAGAACCATATTCTGGAGGAAAAATGAGAAAGCCTTGTATGTCAAATATTTCTCTTCCAATGTCCCACTAGTCCGGGTAAATGTGTATTAGGAAAATATGATTAGTGCATTTCTTCCTTTGAATCATGTATAAATCTAATTGTTTCTGTCAGTACACTGATGAATTGTTTCAACATTCAAACTACTAATTATGGTGATAATTAACATATTTGTGAATGGTGGCCTTCCAAGTATTATTCCAACAGGCAAATGGCTGTTTTTcagataagtattttttaaatcaactgtAGAGTCTTCCTCTTATGTTAAGCAATGCAATTTATGTTAAAAAGTGTTAAATatgcttttttatttaataagGTGGCTATGTATTTACCTTTCTCAGGACAATTAGAATAATGTCTCATGTTAATAGTGGTTGTTATACCAGTGAATGCCATTTAGTTGGTATCACttttatgtaaatttattttttctcattgaaaGGTAACACTGAGTGTGGTGTAGCTCCCATGCAGAATGACTAATCTGGCTAATTAACATATCCATTATCCCTCATGATTTTCTTTATTATGATTATAACACATTTCCTTCCCCTGGTGCATTTATCTTTGTGTTGTGAAGTTGAATTCTGAAGAAAggtgcaaacaaaacaaaatttgtggAGCCATTCATACATCAAATGAAATATGCTTTAGACAGAAATCAAGCAATCCAAAAGGAGATATTTGAACAAATAAAATCTATGGCACTTTACTGTAATGggtgctttaaaaaacaaaattttcaatgCTGCAAAAAAAGCCATCAATGCACAAAACTTTAAATGGCACACAAATTGATACAGTAAATAGGATTTGTAATTATAAAGTAGGTTGAAATAGAGTATTTTGCAAAAATAGACTTTTAAGGCAGAAAAATTGGGAGTGTATATCAAAGAAAGGCTATTAATGCAAAGTATACTGTTACTAACATTCAATAATATCTTATTTGATAGAATAATGATATTATAAttacaatgataataataattattatttatctgAGTTTGATAATTAAATTGCTTTTCCATTCAACTGAAGGAAATAACAAGGCATGGTGGAAGTCAGTGTTGTGCCGTAGTGTTACAATCCACCACCTGGGACACAGGTAACCTacgtgagcactggtttgtaccTTGGCTaatcgcttctcatccagctcctgatAATCCACCTAGGAACCAGTGGAAggtggccaaggacttgggcatctgcggacccacatggaaaacccggaagaagatcctggctactgacttcacCTTGCCCAACCCTGGCTTGGGCAACTATTGATAcaatgaatcggcagatg
Above is a window of Ochotona princeps isolate mOchPri1 chromosome 27, mOchPri1.hap1, whole genome shotgun sequence DNA encoding:
- the LOC101533468 gene encoding taste receptor type 2 member 125-like, giving the protein MGSAALSIITAILGVEFIFGNMSNGFIVLVNITEWVRRRKITSVDQLLTALAISRICQLWTIFLIKLLSVYFPPVLWTKGVCKMSSMTWISANHFSMWFATSLSIFYFLKIANFSNSTFLYLKCRVEKAISGTLLVSLVILFLNIAFSNAYIDSWIEEYKRNRTGNSSSQESLYLSRRFLFSYMIFIIIPFTMSLTTFLLLIFSLWRHLRKMQLRAMGPRDASTAAHLQGLQTVFAFLLFYAIFFLSLVIQILISWLQAKNVVTMAAHIFTMTFPSCHSYILIVRTKKLRQASLSILWSLKCSFKDKGCSFLSAI